From Slackia heliotrinireducens DSM 20476:
CGGGACGTCAGGCCCTGGTCCTGCAGCTCAACGTAGAAGTCGCCCGGGGCGAATATATCCGCGAAGCGCTTGGTCCACGCCAGGGCGTCCGCGTAGTTGCGGTCGTCCAGACGGCGCTGCACGATGCCCGACATGCAGGCCGTGGTGCCGATGATGCCCTCGGAATACTTCTCCAGCACGTCGATGGTGGTGCGGGGCTTGTAGAAGAAGTTGTCCATGTGCGATTCGGAAACGATGTGCAGCAGGTTGTGGTAGCCCACGTTGTTTTTAGCCAGCAGGATGAGGTGGTACAGGGGCGACTTCTTCCTAGTGCCGATTTCACGGTCCTCGGTGAAGTACACTTCGCAGCCGTAGATGGGCTTGACGTAGACGCCCGTCTCCTTCTTGACGGCTTCGACGGCGTCGCAGAGCTCGGGGACGCCGCACATGACGCCATGGTCGGTGATGGCGACGGCAGGCATGCCCAAATCGGCGGCGCGACGCACCATTGCTTTGATCTTGGTGGCGCCGTCCAACATGGAGTACTCGGTATGGTTATGCAAATGTACGAATGCCATGAACCAGCTCTTCCCTCGTATGCATTTGTTTGAAGCTCGCTCGCAATCGGCCTTAAGCGCCGATGCCGTTTCGTCAATGGGTGTGTTTGAATCGTGTTTGACCCTTCCGATAATAGCAGGATTGCAGGGCGGAACACACGAACAGACTGTGGAGTTTCGCAAACATTTGTGCGGAGATTGCAACGCTGCCCTTGAATCGCCTGTTGACGACGAATGAAAAAGATTTTGGAAAAAAGAAGCGGCCGGAGACACGTCATAACAACGGTTCCGACCGCCCTGTCATGCTGTGTTTCGAGTGCGTTTGACTCCATCTATAATAGCAGCACCGAGCAGTTCTGCACCTATGCATCCTGTGGAGATTTACCACCACATATTCGCCATGAGACGGACATGACACCTAGGGGTTGTGGTTGCCGCTGCTGAAAAACTGCCCTTCGAACTGCGCTTACGCGTCTTGGCCAGACGCCCGCGACCGCCTGGCTAGGCGGCGATTTCCCTCTGCAGAACGTTTGAAACCGGCCGCTTTCTGCCGTGCGGCGAACACCGCCCGAGAAATATCGTATTATAGTCTACCCAACGAATTGACCTCGGATGGAGCCCGCATGTTTTTCAACGAGCACTTGAGCAACAAGTTCTTCGACATCTTCGACACGCTGATGGATTACGCCAACGTGGCCATGAACATGTACCCGGATCTGAACGACCCCACCGGGCAGTACATCGACACGCAGCGCCAGTCGGAAGTGGCAGACCAGCTCTGGGACAACATCGGGGTCATGGACCAGTTCATAAACACGAACCCCGCCGGCTTCAACCGCGAGGAGCTCGACATCGTCCGCTCTTGGAAATCGGTGCTGAGCGGCAACCTGTTCGTGGTCACCCAGCCGGGCCGACCGGCCGTGTTCCTTTACGAGGACCGGGTATTCGAGGTGTACGGCATCACCGAGGAGGTGAGCTCCATCACCAGCGGCGCCACCCACATTGCGGCACGCGGCGCCCTGCTGCCCTTCGAAGGCAAGGTGACCTACGGAGCCGCCCTGCTGGAAATGCCCCTGGAGCTTCCTGTCGAAATCAAGGCGCACCTGAACAGGACCATCGAACAGGCCTACCGCGAGAACACGGTGATCCGCACGGCACAGCAGTTCCTGGCGGCCGCCCCCGGCATCGTGGAGGCCCGCATCTCCCGCGAGGCCGAGGCCATGCTTGCCGACCTCGAGTTCGAGATGAACCCCGAATCCCAGGTGCCCGGCACCCACAGAGGCGCGCTGGCCGGGCTTGAAGGCGACGCACGTCGCACCGCCCTGCTGAAGAACTACGGCACGAGCAACGACAAACGCATTGCCGAAGCCGTCAGGACCAACACGTTTCCTGGCCCCGTGCAGACCGACCTGTTCAAAATCGTCATGATGGCGACCAAATACGACCTGGAAGATTACTGCCGCGCATTCGGCATAATGGGCTATTCGAAGAAGCGCAAGTCCGAAATCGCCGACATGGTCATCGAGGAGTTTCTACATCCGGAGCACGGCATCCTGTACAGCATTGTGGAGGAACTCTCCTACGACACAGCCTCCGTCGTGCGCGACATCTGCGCGGCTGGCGGAAGTTTCCGCACGTCCATCACCGACTCGTTTATGAACTCCGGCAAATTCATAATGCCCATCCCCTTCCTGTCCGTGCTGTTCCACGACCGCGACGACATCGTGTGCGTCATACCGGACGAGGTCCGCGAGCGGCTCAACCAGCTGGACTGGGATGCCATCCTGGCCGACAAGCTCATCAGGAAACGCCTCTTCGAGGTCTGCGAGCTGTGCGTCGAGCTGCGCGGCATCGCCACCATCGAATCGGTCTGGGAGGAATACCGCCGTTTGTATCCCACCGGCTACGACGAGGCGGCCTTCCGCGAGACGGTCATGAACCATGCGGGCATGGAAGCTTACCTCTTCGACGTCTGGAATACCGGCGACACCATCTACCTGGTGCATTTCGACCTGGACGAGAGCCGCTCCAGCAGCTCGCGGTACATGTCGAACCCGTTTACGGGAATGGCGCCCACCCTTGCGATCCGCGCCCTGAACGAAACGCCCAGGCCCTTGAGCCAGTACCTCACCGAGCTTCTCGAGGTGCAGAAGGACCTTGCCCCTCGCCCGATTCCCGAGGCCATGCTCTCCGACGACCCCGACTTCTCCTATACGAATTGGGCCTGCGCGCAGCCGGGTGCGGCCACCTTCCTGCGTTTTCTGGACGAGCACGTTCCCCAGGACGCTGACGACTACACCTTCGCCGACAGCGTCATGTCCGAGATGATCTACATGTCCCACGGTGGCTACGGCATGGACCAGGTGCTGCAGTTCCTGGCGGGTCGCGGCTTCGTCATGCCCCCGCAGCACACCAACCGCCTGCTGGAAATGTTGGGCAACATGTTCAACGGCCTTCCGAGTTGGGAAAACAACGGCTGGTCCCCCAACGACCTGCTCGAGCAGCAGATGGGTCACAAGGTGTTCTTCAACGAGGACGGCTCCATCATGCGGGTCGGCGTCAACGACCCCTGCCCCTGCGGTTCAGGCAAGCGGTTCGGCGACTGCCACGGACGCCGCTAGCCCGACGCGCACACCAACAAGCCAAGGCCCGGAACGCACACATCGTTTTGGGCCTTTAATTTTCCCGCCTCAAATATGAAAAAGGGCGGCCCCGTAAGGGAACCGCCCTTTTCAAAGCAAGGATGCGAGAAGGTTACTTCGCTTCTGCCTTGTCGGCAAGGATGATGACCTTCGTGCCCGTTACCTGAACATATCCGCCTTCGATGGCAAACTCGGTATCGGGGCCGCCTTCATCCTTCTTGACACGCACCACGCCGTTCGTCAGCGCGGAGACCAGCGGCACATGGCCGTACAGGAAGCCCATTTCGCCTTCCGTACCGGGGACCACAACAGAGTACACTTCCTCAGAGAAGAACTGTGCTTGAGGGGTCGTGATATCGCAGGCAAGCTTCGGCATGTTTAGGCCTCGTCCTTCTTCATCGATTCGTACTCAGCGTAGACGTCTTCGATGGAACCCTTCAGGCGGAAGCACTGCTCGGGGATCTCGTCGCACTCGCCGTCGAGAATGGCGGCGAAGGAGCGGACGGTGTCTTCCATCTTGACGTACTTGCCAGGCAGGCCGGTGAACTGCTCTGCAACGTGGAAGCACTGGCCGAAGAACTGCTGCGCCTTACGGGCACGGGCAACGGTCAGCTTCTGCTCTTCAGAGAGTTCGTCCATGCCCAGAATGGCGATGATGTCCTGCAGGTCCTTGTAGTT
This genomic window contains:
- the atpC gene encoding ATP synthase F1 subunit epsilon; this encodes MPKLACDITTPQAQFFSEEVYSVVVPGTEGEMGFLYGHVPLVSALTNGVVRVKKDEGGPDTEFAIEGGYVQVTGTKVIILADKAEAK
- a CDS encoding SEC-C metal-binding domain-containing protein, producing MFFNEHLSNKFFDIFDTLMDYANVAMNMYPDLNDPTGQYIDTQRQSEVADQLWDNIGVMDQFINTNPAGFNREELDIVRSWKSVLSGNLFVVTQPGRPAVFLYEDRVFEVYGITEEVSSITSGATHIAARGALLPFEGKVTYGAALLEMPLELPVEIKAHLNRTIEQAYRENTVIRTAQQFLAAAPGIVEARISREAEAMLADLEFEMNPESQVPGTHRGALAGLEGDARRTALLKNYGTSNDKRIAEAVRTNTFPGPVQTDLFKIVMMATKYDLEDYCRAFGIMGYSKKRKSEIADMVIEEFLHPEHGILYSIVEELSYDTASVVRDICAAGGSFRTSITDSFMNSGKFIMPIPFLSVLFHDRDDIVCVIPDEVRERLNQLDWDAILADKLIRKRLFEVCELCVELRGIATIESVWEEYRRLYPTGYDEAAFRETVMNHAGMEAYLFDVWNTGDTIYLVHFDLDESRSSSSRYMSNPFTGMAPTLAIRALNETPRPLSQYLTELLEVQKDLAPRPIPEAMLSDDPDFSYTNWACAQPGAATFLRFLDEHVPQDADDYTFADSVMSEMIYMSHGGYGMDQVLQFLAGRGFVMPPQHTNRLLEMLGNMFNGLPSWENNGWSPNDLLEQQMGHKVFFNEDGSIMRVGVNDPCPCGSGKRFGDCHGRR